One window of the Hoplias malabaricus isolate fHopMal1 chromosome Y, fHopMal1.hap1, whole genome shotgun sequence genome contains the following:
- the LOC136679137 gene encoding amyloid-beta A4 precursor protein-binding family A member 1-like isoform X2 has protein sequence MSHQEATLGQELSEVAEADLERRGPEGQQPPSHRRRHDNSGRSRNHHNGQGGENAQGQPGSQRYRRYEGSEGSGRSRTSRRTPEEGDLEQQHTQQPIPRPAVTRYRRQGDTEARLRAQQQRQRQRERQQREAERAEQQRLEQQQQQQTEEDEDGGNALARSASTESGFHNHTDRAEGDAVMALEVEPEDEGTYGVPLRPEAEEYTESAESEQQPAGPAHAQAQYPPQPPPLPREPLPNTERPLRHDAEALNPNYSNYVYTQPVYRGPGRESQTQAEDEPYSEPYAEYSVQEHVYEEIPEAPGTQTEGQKPQQRQRANFRLFERDSYQQQEAVGSRLHHYDERSDGESDSPEKEAEFAPYPRADSCEQDEDIDQIVAEVKESLSSQSLERAAAGTGKDEEEEDEWPESEHHGQAETEEGKLQETPGVEGKGEEGRTPVSSPSEEPVTARNSQQKRDAISLAIKDIKEAIEEVKTRTVRSPYTPDEPKEPIWVMRQDLSPTVESDLQPSLGGDSPGSDSTSPQGAESSSRHLPLQEGSDSFESPSPASKESRRSLASFPTYVEVPGPCDPEDLIDGIIFAANYLGSTQLLSDKTPSKNVRMMQAQEAVSRIKAPEGEAQPMTEVDLFISTQRIKVLNADSQETMMDHPLRTISYIADIGNIVVLMARRRMPRSDSQENMEASDPAQDEKRQYKMICHVFESEDAQLIAQSIGQAFSVAYQEFLRANGINPEDLSQKEYSDLLNTQDMYNDDLIHFSKSENCKDVYIEKQKGEILGVVIVESGWGSILPTVIIANMMHAGPAEKSGRLNIGDQIMSINGTSLVGLPLSTCQSIIKGLKNQSRIKLNIVRCPPVTTVLIRRPDLRYQLGFSVQNGIICSLMRGGIAERGGVRVGHRIIEINGQSVVATPHEKIVHILSNAVGEIHMKTMPAAMYRLLTAQEQPVYI, from the exons ATGAGCCACCAGGAGGCGACACTGGGCCAGGAGCTCAGTGAGGTGGCTGAAGCAGACCTGGAGCGGCGAGGCCCTGAAGGCCAGCAGCCTCCCTCCCACCGCAGACGCCATGACAACTCTGGCCGCTCCCGCAACCACCACAATGGCCAAGGTGGAGAAAATGCCCAGGGGCAGCCTGGGTCCCAGCGCTACCGCAGATACGAGGGCTCTGAGGGGTCTGGCCGCTCACGCACTTCCCGCAGGACACCCGAAGAGGGAGATCTGGAGCAGCAACATACACAGCAGCCTATCCCACGGCCTGCAGTGACACGCTACCGCCGGCAGGGTGATACAGAGGCACGACTGCGAGCACAGCAGCAGAGGCAGAGACAACGGGAGAGGCAGCAGAGGGAGGCAGAGAGGGCTGAGCAGCAAAGGttggagcagcagcagcagcagcagactgAAGAGGATGAGGATGGTGGCAATGCACTCGCTCGATCAGCCAGCACCGAAAGTGGCTTTCATAACCACACGGATCGGGCAGAAGGTGATGCTGTCATGGCTTTGGAGGTGGAGCCTGAGGATGAGGGCACGTATGGTGTCCCATTGAGGCCTGAGGCTGAAGAATACACAGAGAGTGCTGAGTCTGAACAACAGCCTGCAGGACCAGCTCATGCACAGGCCCAGTACCCtccccagccaccaccactaccCCGTGAGCCTCTTCCTAACACAGAGCGGCCCCTCAGGCACGACGCAGAGGCCCTCAACCCTAACTACTCCAATTACGTTTATACGCAGCCAGTGTACCGTGGGCCAGGCAGAGAGAGCCAAACTCAGGCTGAAGACGAGCCCTATTCTGAACCCTATGCCGAATACAGCGTCCAGGAACATGTGTACGAGGAGATCCCAGAAGCCCCTGGGACACAGACCGAAGGCCAGAAGCCACAGCAGCGACAGAGAGCCAACTTTCGTTTGTTTGAGCGAGATTCATACCAGCAGCAGGAGGCTGTGGGCTCCAGGTTACACCACTATGATGAACGCTCAGATGGTGAGTCAGACAGCCCAGAGAAGGAGGCAGAGTTTGCACCGTATCCTCGTGCTGACAGCTGTGAGCAAGATGAGGACATCGACCAGATCGTAGCAGAGGTGAAGGAGAGCCTGAGTTCACAAAGTCTTGAGCGTGCTGCTGCAGGAACGGGCAAGGACgaggaagaagaagatgagTGGCCTGAGTCTGAGCACCATGGGCAAGCTGAGACGGAGGAGGGCAAGCTGCAGGAGACCCCAGGTGTGGAGGGAAAAGGAGAGGAAGGTAGGACACCTGTAAGCAGCCCGTCTGAGGAACCAGTTACAGCTAGGAACAGTCAGCAGAAGAGGGATGCTATTTCTCTGGCCATCAAGGACATCAAGGAGGCCATTGAAGAGGTGAAGACCAGGACAGTGCGCTCACCGTACACGCCTGACGAGCCCAAAGAGCCCATCTGGGTAATGAGGCAGGACCTGAGCCCCACAGTGGAGTCTGACCTACAGCCGTCACTAGGGGGAGAT TCCCCAGGCTCAGACTCCACCTCACCACAGGGGGCGGAGTCTTCCAGCCGCCACCTACCTCTGCAAGAGGGAAGTGACAGCTTTGAGTCCCCATCTCCTGCCAGCAAAGAG TCAAGGAGGAGCCTTGCCTCATTCCCAACATATGTGGAAG TTCCAGGCCCTTGTGACCCAGAGGACCTCATTGATGGCATCATCTTTGCTGCAAACTACCTGGGTTCGACGCAGCTGCTCTCAGACAAGACGCCCTCAAAGAATGTACGCATGATGCAGGCCCAGGAGGCTGTCAGTCGCATCAAG GCTCCTGAAGGTGAAGCTCAGCCCATGACTGAGGTGGATCTCTTTATTTCCACTCAGAGAATTAAAGTGCTGAATGCAGACTCCCAG GAGACCATGATGGACCACCCCTTGAGGACCATCTCCTACATTGCTGACATTGGGAACATTGTTGTACTGATGGCCAGGAGGAGAATGCCTCGCTCAGACTCTCAGGAGAATATGGAGGCGTCTGACCCAGCCCAGGATGAAAAGCGCCAGTACAAGATGATCTGCCATGTCTTCGAGTCTGAAGAT GCCCAGCTCATAGCACAGTCCATTGGTCAAGCCTTCAGTGTAGCATACCAAGAATTCTTGCGTGCCAATGGCATCAACCCTGAAGACCTGAGCCAGAAAGAGTACAGTGACCTCCTAAACACACAGGACATGTACAATGATGACCTCATACACTTCTCAAAGTCAGAGAATTGTAAAGAT GTTTACATAGAGAAGCAGAAGGGAGAGATTCTAGGCGTGGTGATTGTAGAGTCTGGCTGGGGTTCTATCCTTCCCACAGTCATTATCGCTAACATGATGCATGCTGGACCTGCAGAAAAATCAGGAAGACTGAATATTGGAGACCAGATCATGTCTATCAATGGCACCAGCCTTGTTGGACTTCCTCTTTCAACATGTCAAAGCATTATAAAG GGGCTGAAGAACCAGTCCAGAATCAAGCTAAACATAGTCAGATGCCCACCAGTAACCACAGTCCTCATCAGAAGACCGGACCTGAGATACCAGCTGGGTTTCAGCGTGCAAAATGGCATT ATTTGCAGCCTTATGAGAGGAGGGATAGCTGAACGAGGCGGCGTCCGTGTGGGTCACCGCATCATTGAGATCAATGGCCAGAGTGTTGTGGCCACTCCTCATGAGAAGATTGTACACATCCTGTCAAACGCAGTTGGCGAG ATTCACATGAAGACTATGCCTGCTGCCATGTATCGCTTGTTGACAGCCCAGGAGCAACCAGTTTACATCTGA
- the LOC136679137 gene encoding amyloid-beta A4 precursor protein-binding family A member 1-like isoform X1 — translation MSHQEATLGQELSEVAEADLERRGPEGQQPPSHRRRHDNSGRSRNHHNGQGGENAQGQPGSQRYRRYEGSEGSGRSRTSRRTPEEGDLEQQHTQQPIPRPAVTRYRRQGDTEARLRAQQQRQRQRERQQREAERAEQQRLEQQQQQQTEEDEDGGNALARSASTESGFHNHTDRAEGDAVMALEVEPEDEGTYGVPLRPEAEEYTESAESEQQPAGPAHAQAQYPPQPPPLPREPLPNTERPLRHDAEALNPNYSNYVYTQPVYRGPGRESQTQAEDEPYSEPYAEYSVQEHVYEEIPEAPGTQTEGQKPQQRQRANFRLFERDSYQQQEAVGSRLHHYDERSDGESDSPEKEAEFAPYPRADSCEQDEDIDQIVAEVKESLSSQSLERAAAGTGKDEEEEDEWPESEHHGQAETEEGKLQETPGVEGKGEEGRTPVSSPSEEPVTARNSQQKRDAISLAIKDIKEAIEEVKTRTVRSPYTPDEPKEPIWVMRQDLSPTVESDLQPSLGGDSPGSDSTSPQGAESSSRHLPLQEGSDSFESPSPASKESRRSLASFPTYVEVPGPCDPEDLIDGIIFAANYLGSTQLLSDKTPSKNVRMMQAQEAVSRIKTAQKLAKNRKKAPEGEAQPMTEVDLFISTQRIKVLNADSQETMMDHPLRTISYIADIGNIVVLMARRRMPRSDSQENMEASDPAQDEKRQYKMICHVFESEDAQLIAQSIGQAFSVAYQEFLRANGINPEDLSQKEYSDLLNTQDMYNDDLIHFSKSENCKDVYIEKQKGEILGVVIVESGWGSILPTVIIANMMHAGPAEKSGRLNIGDQIMSINGTSLVGLPLSTCQSIIKGLKNQSRIKLNIVRCPPVTTVLIRRPDLRYQLGFSVQNGIICSLMRGGIAERGGVRVGHRIIEINGQSVVATPHEKIVHILSNAVGEIHMKTMPAAMYRLLTAQEQPVYI, via the exons ATGAGCCACCAGGAGGCGACACTGGGCCAGGAGCTCAGTGAGGTGGCTGAAGCAGACCTGGAGCGGCGAGGCCCTGAAGGCCAGCAGCCTCCCTCCCACCGCAGACGCCATGACAACTCTGGCCGCTCCCGCAACCACCACAATGGCCAAGGTGGAGAAAATGCCCAGGGGCAGCCTGGGTCCCAGCGCTACCGCAGATACGAGGGCTCTGAGGGGTCTGGCCGCTCACGCACTTCCCGCAGGACACCCGAAGAGGGAGATCTGGAGCAGCAACATACACAGCAGCCTATCCCACGGCCTGCAGTGACACGCTACCGCCGGCAGGGTGATACAGAGGCACGACTGCGAGCACAGCAGCAGAGGCAGAGACAACGGGAGAGGCAGCAGAGGGAGGCAGAGAGGGCTGAGCAGCAAAGGttggagcagcagcagcagcagcagactgAAGAGGATGAGGATGGTGGCAATGCACTCGCTCGATCAGCCAGCACCGAAAGTGGCTTTCATAACCACACGGATCGGGCAGAAGGTGATGCTGTCATGGCTTTGGAGGTGGAGCCTGAGGATGAGGGCACGTATGGTGTCCCATTGAGGCCTGAGGCTGAAGAATACACAGAGAGTGCTGAGTCTGAACAACAGCCTGCAGGACCAGCTCATGCACAGGCCCAGTACCCtccccagccaccaccactaccCCGTGAGCCTCTTCCTAACACAGAGCGGCCCCTCAGGCACGACGCAGAGGCCCTCAACCCTAACTACTCCAATTACGTTTATACGCAGCCAGTGTACCGTGGGCCAGGCAGAGAGAGCCAAACTCAGGCTGAAGACGAGCCCTATTCTGAACCCTATGCCGAATACAGCGTCCAGGAACATGTGTACGAGGAGATCCCAGAAGCCCCTGGGACACAGACCGAAGGCCAGAAGCCACAGCAGCGACAGAGAGCCAACTTTCGTTTGTTTGAGCGAGATTCATACCAGCAGCAGGAGGCTGTGGGCTCCAGGTTACACCACTATGATGAACGCTCAGATGGTGAGTCAGACAGCCCAGAGAAGGAGGCAGAGTTTGCACCGTATCCTCGTGCTGACAGCTGTGAGCAAGATGAGGACATCGACCAGATCGTAGCAGAGGTGAAGGAGAGCCTGAGTTCACAAAGTCTTGAGCGTGCTGCTGCAGGAACGGGCAAGGACgaggaagaagaagatgagTGGCCTGAGTCTGAGCACCATGGGCAAGCTGAGACGGAGGAGGGCAAGCTGCAGGAGACCCCAGGTGTGGAGGGAAAAGGAGAGGAAGGTAGGACACCTGTAAGCAGCCCGTCTGAGGAACCAGTTACAGCTAGGAACAGTCAGCAGAAGAGGGATGCTATTTCTCTGGCCATCAAGGACATCAAGGAGGCCATTGAAGAGGTGAAGACCAGGACAGTGCGCTCACCGTACACGCCTGACGAGCCCAAAGAGCCCATCTGGGTAATGAGGCAGGACCTGAGCCCCACAGTGGAGTCTGACCTACAGCCGTCACTAGGGGGAGAT TCCCCAGGCTCAGACTCCACCTCACCACAGGGGGCGGAGTCTTCCAGCCGCCACCTACCTCTGCAAGAGGGAAGTGACAGCTTTGAGTCCCCATCTCCTGCCAGCAAAGAG TCAAGGAGGAGCCTTGCCTCATTCCCAACATATGTGGAAG TTCCAGGCCCTTGTGACCCAGAGGACCTCATTGATGGCATCATCTTTGCTGCAAACTACCTGGGTTCGACGCAGCTGCTCTCAGACAAGACGCCCTCAAAGAATGTACGCATGATGCAGGCCCAGGAGGCTGTCAGTCGCATCAAG ACGGCCCAGAAATTAGCCAAAAACAGGAAGAAG GCTCCTGAAGGTGAAGCTCAGCCCATGACTGAGGTGGATCTCTTTATTTCCACTCAGAGAATTAAAGTGCTGAATGCAGACTCCCAG GAGACCATGATGGACCACCCCTTGAGGACCATCTCCTACATTGCTGACATTGGGAACATTGTTGTACTGATGGCCAGGAGGAGAATGCCTCGCTCAGACTCTCAGGAGAATATGGAGGCGTCTGACCCAGCCCAGGATGAAAAGCGCCAGTACAAGATGATCTGCCATGTCTTCGAGTCTGAAGAT GCCCAGCTCATAGCACAGTCCATTGGTCAAGCCTTCAGTGTAGCATACCAAGAATTCTTGCGTGCCAATGGCATCAACCCTGAAGACCTGAGCCAGAAAGAGTACAGTGACCTCCTAAACACACAGGACATGTACAATGATGACCTCATACACTTCTCAAAGTCAGAGAATTGTAAAGAT GTTTACATAGAGAAGCAGAAGGGAGAGATTCTAGGCGTGGTGATTGTAGAGTCTGGCTGGGGTTCTATCCTTCCCACAGTCATTATCGCTAACATGATGCATGCTGGACCTGCAGAAAAATCAGGAAGACTGAATATTGGAGACCAGATCATGTCTATCAATGGCACCAGCCTTGTTGGACTTCCTCTTTCAACATGTCAAAGCATTATAAAG GGGCTGAAGAACCAGTCCAGAATCAAGCTAAACATAGTCAGATGCCCACCAGTAACCACAGTCCTCATCAGAAGACCGGACCTGAGATACCAGCTGGGTTTCAGCGTGCAAAATGGCATT ATTTGCAGCCTTATGAGAGGAGGGATAGCTGAACGAGGCGGCGTCCGTGTGGGTCACCGCATCATTGAGATCAATGGCCAGAGTGTTGTGGCCACTCCTCATGAGAAGATTGTACACATCCTGTCAAACGCAGTTGGCGAG ATTCACATGAAGACTATGCCTGCTGCCATGTATCGCTTGTTGACAGCCCAGGAGCAACCAGTTTACATCTGA